A window from Vulpes vulpes isolate BD-2025 chromosome 9, VulVul3, whole genome shotgun sequence encodes these proteins:
- the LPL gene encoding lipoprotein lipase has protein sequence MESRALALVALGVWLQSLTAAARIPGGNDFVDIESKFALRTPEDTAEDTCHLIPGVIESVANCHFNHTSKTFVVIHGWTVTGMYESWVPKLVAALYKREPDSNVIVVDWLSRAQQHYPVSAGYTKLVGKDVAKFINWLAEEFQYPLDNVHLLGYSLGAHAAGIAGSLTNKKVNRITGLDPAGPNFEYAEAPSRLSPDDADFVDVLHTFTRGSPGRSIGIQKPVGHVDIYPNGGTFQPGCNIGEAIRVIAERGLGDVDQLVKCSHERSIHLFIDSLLNEENPSKAYRCNSKEAFEKGLCLSCRKNRCNNMGYEINKVRAKRSSKMYLKTRSQMPYKVFHYQVKIHFSGTESDAQTNQAFEISLYGTVAESENIPFTLPEVSANKTYSFLIYTEVDIGELLMLKLKWKSDSYFSWSDWWSSPGFAIEKIRVKAGETQKKVIFCSREKVSHLQKGKSSVVFVKCHDKSLNKKSG, from the exons ATGGAGAGCAGAGCCCTAGCCCTGGTGGCCCTGGGCGTGTGGCTGCAGAGCCTGACCGCCGCCGCCC gaATTCCAGGAGGAAATGATTTTGTAGATATCGAAAGTAAATTTGCTCTAAGGACCCCTGAAGACACAGCTGAGGATACCTGCCACCTCATTCCCGGAGTGATAGAATCTGTGGCTAACTGCCACTTCAATCACACCAGCAAGACCTTTGTGGTGATCCATGGCTGGACG GTGACAGGAATGTATGAGAGCTGGGTGCCAAAACTTGTGGCTGCCCTGTACAAGAGGGAACCGGACTCCAATGTCATTGTGGTGGACTGGCTGTCACGAGCCCAGCAGCATTATCCAGTGTCTGCAGGGTACACCAAGCTGGTGGGAAAAGATGTGGCCAAGTTCATCAACTGGTTGGCG GAGGAATTTCAGTATCCTCTGGACAATGTCCATCTTTTGGGATACAGCCTTGGAGCGCATGCTGCTGGCATTGCAGGAAGTCTGACCAATAAGAAGGTCAATAGAATTACTG gTCTAGATCCAGCTGGACCTAACTTTGAGTATGCAGAAGCTCCAAGTCGTCTTTCTCCTGATGATGCAGATTTTGTAGATGTCTTACACACATTCACAAGAGGGTCACCTGGCCGAAGTATTGGAATCCAGAAACCAGTAGGACATGTTGACATTTATCCTAATGGAGGCACTTTTCAACCAGGATGTAACATTGGGGAAGCCATCCGTGTGATTGCAGAGAGAGGCCTTGGAG ATGTGGACCAGCTAGTGAAGTGCTCCCATGAGCGCTCCATTCACCTCTTTATTGACTCTCTGTTGAATGAAGAAAATCCAAGTAAGGCCTACCGGTGCAATTCAAAGGAAGCCTTTGAGAAAGGGCTCTGCCTGAGTTGCAGAAAGAACCGTTGCAACAACATGGGCTATGAGATCAATAAGGTCAGAGCCAAAAGAAGCAGCAAAATGTACCTGAAGACTCGCTCTCAGATGCCTTACAAAG TCTTCCATTACCAAGTAAAGATACATTTTTCTGGGACCGAGAGTGATGCACAGACCAACCAGGCCTTCGAGATCTCTCTCTATGGCACTGTGGCCGAGAGTGAGAACATCCCTTTTACCCT gcCTGAAGTTTCTGCTAATAAGACATACTCTTTTCTAATTTACACGGAGGTGGATATTGGAGAACTGCTAATGTTGAAACTCAAATGGAAAAGTGATTCATACTTCAGCTGGTCAGACTGGTGGAGCAGCCCTGGCTTTGCTATTGAGAAGATCAGAGTAAAAGCTGGAGAGActcaaaaaaa GGTAATCTTCTGTTCCAGGGAGAAAGTGTCTCATCTGCAGAAAGGAAAGTCGTCTGTGGTATTTGTGAAATGCCATGACAAGTCTCTGAATAAGAAGTCTGGCTG A